The Marinomonas sp. CT5 genome contains the following window.
ATCGCAGACACTGTTGTTTTACTGATCCCTTGCTGCTGTGCCAGATACGTAAATTGACTGATGGCTTCTGCGACTTCTTCAATGACTTGCCTTGCATCATTCCAATTCGAAAAGCCAGCACTGGTAGCAAGTTTTTGCATCACCTTAAGTGGTGGCGCTTTGCCATAACCTCCGAACGCAGTGGCGTGTTCGTTAAATGGATGCGGGCTGTAGGTAACATCGTAAAAAGGTGCAGGATCCCATTGACCGTCGTCCGCTTGCAAAAACGCCCAGTTTTTACTGTGGTCGTCTTGATTAGACGACAGTAGGTTAAAAACGGCGCGGCGAAATTGCAGTTGTCCAGCCGCTGGAGATTTACACAACTGACGGCTGGCTTTAATTAAATCAATGTAATCTAAACTTGGTGTTCGAAAGTCTGCATCCAGCAGCCCGCAAGCGCTGTGCATATGCAAGCGACCTGAACTGCGATGGTCTCTTAAATTGGTATGCTCCGTGACATAATCAAAACGCTTAAGCGCTAACCAGGCAGATGCACCGCTTAAAGATGGTGCTTCAATGAGTTGCCATAGCGGTGGTTGGCACTTGGCAAGCTCGGCCATTTGCAAATAAACCGCCTCACACAAACCTTCTTCATGGCCGAGCGCGAGATTTTTCGAGGTAAACTTAATCAGCCACGCTTCATCACCAGGCTTTGCAAAGGTTCGGCATTGCTTAGTTTCTCCGTCAGGCATATAAATCTGTGCCTTGGGTCTTGCCCCACCCGAACTCCCTCCGGCGACTAATGCGGCCAACACCTGTTGCGTATGCCCATCTAACTCATCGTGATTATCATCCATATACTCTGACATCGAAGAATCGAACAACGTTTGTGCTTCTAAGCCTAAAGTAGCTAAATCAATGTCCGCGTTCGTCGTGGCTGAAAACTCAGACACCGGAGAAAAAGACAGCGCTCCCATGCCTTTATCACCGACAAAGGCCAGTCTATCCATCGCCGTTAATTGATTAGGCAAGATGCCCTTTTGCCGGAAAATACGATCTTGCAACAGCATGCCCCAGCCATCGGGCAAACAATCTCCAAATACACCATGTACACCTTGGTGCGGCTGTTTAGGTGCGGCTTGAACTTGTATGCTCGACTGCAAAGTATACGGTGATAAATTGCCAAACTGCTGCAAATAGCTGTCTGCATACTGAAAAAAAACGCCTTGCCGATTCTGCGCCAAGACCCCGGCAGCGAGCTGCTCGCCAGAGCTTAATGTACGAGTTACATTAAGCTTCTGAATGGGTTTAAAACTCATCTTTTAGCACCTCATCAATACTCGTGGGTATAGCAGCACGTTCTTTGCTAGGTTGTGTGAGCTGATAAAGCCTATCCAATGAATCGAGGGTCTGCCAAAGCAACAGCAATTGGCGAAATGAAATTTGCCCCGTCAGCTCAAACTTCTTAATGGTGGCCGCAGGTACGCAGCTTCGCTCAGCAAGCGCCGCTCGTGACAGCTTTGCCTGCTTTCGTAACTCACGTAAATAAGCCGCATAGGCTTGGCTTACATCGGTATCATCAAGTAAAGTAAAATTCATCCGCAAAGACCAAATAGACACAGTTATATCCATTATAGCGAAATAAAACAAAAAGTAGATATTATTGTATCCATTATTAAATGAAGTGTTGAAAAAATTACTCGATAAAGCCTTTCAAAACTGCTATTTTGAGACCCTAACAGCAGCAGAAAAACGGCACTGTTTTTCCATTGCTAACCACTAAGATTGAGTAAAAGCCATAGGCACGTGGTGGGCAAACAGGCATTTTTGAACGGTTTCTTTTCGATAACTCATTGATTTTGTTAGGGTCTAGACCGCTACTCAATGAGCAGATCCAGAATATTGAGTAGTGTAGACCAGCACCGATATAGATCTTTTTCTTGCATCAATAAATATTAATGCTAATATTTATTCCACAACTCAGCCTTGTACGCAGCGATTAAGTTACGCTGGCAGTTAGGGCGAAAAAACCGGCTTTGGCCGGTTTTTTCACATCTAAGGATAGATAAAATGAGAACAGCTTTTTTTATTGATGGATATAACCTCTTTTACGGCTTACTCGCTAATACACCTTACAAGTGGCTCGACCTACCAGCTCTACTTACTCACATCACAGCAATCGAAACCCCCAAATCCAAAACGGTAGCAATCTACTATTTTAGCTCTCCAGTAAAGCCAGAATTGGCTAGTCGGGGAACTCAATCAAAAGAAGCGCAGGACGCTTATATCCGAACACTAAAAGCTTGTGGTGTTTCTGTCACAATGGGAAGGCATACTCTCGAGCCAGCACAAGCCCCAAGGTTTGTTGATAAATCGACTCGACCTTCCCGACAAGATAAGGTTGCTATCTGGAAATTAGAAGAAAAGGAAACAGATGTTAATTTAGCGGTTAGCATGTACCGCCTCTTGTCTAAGCAACAAGCTCTAAACACGGAAGATCAAATTCAACAGGTTGTATTGGTTTCTGCAGATACCGATATTGGCCCTGCTCTTCGAGCAATCAAAGAAGACTTTCCTCATATAACAATTGGTGTCATTCTTCCACATAGAGAAGGTATTAAACGTGGCGCACCGGGCACACTTCGCAACCAAGCGAATTGGATGCGAACCATTGTTAAGAACGAAGAACTCGCTGCACATCAGCTACCTGATAAAGTTCCGACCAAGAAGAAACCAATATTTAAACCTGATTATTGGTAGAAATGATTAAATAATATTTTAACTTACAAAATTGCGGCTGTTTCTAAAGATATAGAGGGTGATCATAAACTGTAAGATCAAATCATGGACGAGTTTAAACTGCTTGAAATAAAAATAACTTTTCTATCAAACTATTTCAAAACTCAAAGTTAAAAGCCGAAGAAAATACAAAAAAAGTATGAGGTCATAATGGCAAAGTTAAAACCAAGAGCTAGGCTTATCCGCACCATAGGCGATAAATTAATCAGTGGCCCCGAAGCTGCTATCATTGAGTTAGTTAAAAACTCCTACGATGCAGACTCTCCGTCTGTCAGTTTACACTTCTCCCCACCAAGACATCAAAACCCAAATGATATCGAGAGCCCTATTATCCAAGATGGTTCTATTACGATTTCAGACAGTGGTCATGGCATGACAGCTCACGACATCGAGCACATTTGGCTTGAACCTGCGACAGATGAAAAGGCTAAAGCAACACATTCTCGATCAGGTCGAAGAGTACTTACAGGGGCGAAGGGCGTCGGAAGATTTGCAACTGCTAGTTTGGGAAAATCGATGGAATTAATCAGTGTCTCTCAGCATGGGAGCACACTAAAAAAATGCAGAGTTTATATTGAATGGGACATATTTGAAAAAGCTCAGTATTTGGAAGAGATAGATATCGACATAGAAGATCTTACTCCAGAACCTGATGATAATACCGGTGTAACAATTAAGGTTTTGGGCTTAAGTAATGTGTGGGGACAAGAAAGACTAAAGAGTTTAATACAAGAGCTAAGAAGATTAGCAACCCCCCATCAAGATAAAAAAGACGAATTTACTATTACTCTAAATTTATCAGAATACGAGATTACGGATGAGAAGTTAGAATATCTGAAAGCACTAAAGTCTGCTAAAAACCGAAGTGAAGTACCTAAAAAAGTATTTTCTCCATACAATTTTGATGGTACCAGACTCGTCTTATCTAACAATGAAAACTTGGATTCAATGACAAAAGTTCAAGAAGACTCAGATGAAGTGAGTAGCGAAGATATTACACTGAACCCTTATTCCTTGGGTGATCATTGCCATTACAAGGTTGAAGGAAAATTTAACAGAGATGGTGAATTTCTAGGCCACTTTTCTATTGTCCGCGGCGATAACAAAAAACAAACAGTAAGTTTAGATGCTCCACCGATGAGTGAGTCAGAGCATACATGTGGTGAGCTAGAAGTAAACTTACGACTTTTTGATTTAGAAGTCGATTCAGTCAAAGACCTCATCAATAAAATGGGGCTAGATTATAAAAAGAGCTTTACTCTGCGCTCTGCTAGAGACTTTATATCTGAAGGTACTGGGGTTGGCATATACAGAAATGGTTTTAGAATTAGGCCTTATGGCCACCATGCACATGATTGGCTTAAGCTTGAGAAACGAAGAGTGCAAGACCCTTCCCACAAAATTGGTCACAACCAATTAGCAGGTGAGATATACGTCCAAGATGAGTGGGAATCAATGCTTGTTGAGCGCAGTAGCCGAGAAGGTTTAGAGGAAAATGGTGCTTTCAACAGATTAAAGTCTTTAATAACTAACTTATTGCTACACATAGAGGCAGAACGATTTAGCTTTAGAGAGAAAGCAGGTATCGCACGTAAGCCAAAAAAGGATTTCGAAAAAGCATACAAAGTGGCCTCTCTCGAAAAAGTTACTAAAGCAATTGAGTCAATCCAAAACTTATCTCCAGAAGATAAGGACCGCATACACATTGAAGTAAACAAGTCATCAAAAGAAATGGAAAAAATTCTAGATGGTATGCGTGAGTACACAAATTTACTCGAATCAAGGACAACACTAGGTAACGTAGTTGCTGAGCTTCTACATGAAGGTAGAAGTTATGTTAGCTCAATTTCTGGTACTCGAGACTTTTTTAAAGAATTCGAACCCCATATTGGCGAGCAAAGTATTATGGGTGAAATTGCAAGAAATGATATGCCAAGTGAAATTCAGAACTTAGATGATGGATGCACAGGTATAAAAAAACTATTTAAAGATTTGGACCCAATTTCAGGTAGAAAAAGAGGTAAACCAAATTTATTTAATATACTCAGTGTAGTTGAACGCGTAGAACGTATTACTAAGACTGAGAGAGCCGACTCAGAAGTATTTCTCAAATATGACATTGATAATAGTTTATCTGCGTTTGGACATGAAGGCGATTTACAAGGATCGTTGATAAACTTAGTTCTTAATGCTTCATATTGGTTGAGTACCGTTGATCGCGAAGAACGATATGTTTCCATTGTTGCTACGACCCAAAAAAACCAAATATATATCGACGTAATTAATAATGGGCCTCTTATAAATGAGTTTCATTACGAACATTTGTTCGAACCAGGTTTTAGCCTTAAATCAAAGGGGCATGGTCTAGGTTTAGCTATTGCAAGAGAAGCTCTTATTAATAGTGGTGGTACATTATCTTTTGATGATAAATCGGAATTAACAACATTTAAAATCACTCTACCGACAGAGGAAATCAAATAAATGATGATCAACTTACTTGTTGTAGAAGACGATAATGATCATATCAAGGATTGGGAGAAGGTTGTAAGACGCCATAATGATGTATCTATGACCCAGGATGACGGCTCAATCCAGTTTCATATAGAAACAGCTAAAAATAAAGAAGATGCACTTCGGAAATTACATACATATAATTTCAGTGTTGCAATTATTGATATTCGATTGAAGAGAGAAGGTGAAGAAGAAGATTATAATAATACTGATGGGATTGATGTTTTAAAAGACATCATATCGACAGTATCTTGCTATACCGTAATTTATACTGGTCAGCCCAAGGATGCAGAAGCAACCATAGAAAATTCTCATCAAGAATATATTAAAATTGTTGATAGAGCTACGTCGAAAAACGCTTTAATTAAAAGCTTAGTAGATGAGAACAAGGGAATTATACTTTCTATAAATGAACTTAAATATAAGTTTTCTAAATCTATGTCCTCTCTATTCTATAACTCAATTTGGCCTCGTTGGAGCTACTGGTTTGAGAACGACTCATTAGATTCAGCAAATGCAGCCTTGTCGCGTCATATGGCAACACATCTACATGCGTCATTCTTATCAGATACAGAACTTGGAGCACACCCTGAAGAATACTTCTTTATCCCCCCTCTGCAGGAAAAACTTGATACAGGTGATATTATTCTTCAAGAGGGGAAACTTGAAATTATCGTCACACCGCGTTGCGATATGGTTAGAAGTAAATCAGAAACCTCAACTTACCAGTTGGTTACACTTGAGAACAAGAGTGAACAATGGGGTAAATTATTAGCAGAATTAGAAGCTAAAAAAGAAGAAGGAAAACCTAAAAAAATCGAGTCGGCTTCAAGGAACCTCAAAAAATTCACGAATCATAATGGAGAGACTGGAGGCCATTTTATTCAGTCCTTTAGACTGAAAATAGATGGTAAAGAGCAATCTTTCGGTCCATTCTACGCACAATTCAATCAACTACGCTCCATTGTTAGAAATCAAGAGAGTACAGAGCTTCTACTAGATAAAAGAATTGCTAGCTTATCAAATGAATTCGTGCCCTCATTGGTCGAACGTTTAGGTGCTTATTTCAGTCGAATAGGGACACCTGATTACTCTCACCCAGAATCGAGCTAATCAAGTAATTCCATCACAACCTTACCTATCTGCTGTGCCAAATACGGTGGCACAGCATTTCCCACCTGCACATACTGCTGCGTTCTATTGCCTTCAAATAAATAATTGTCAGGGAATGTCTGCAAACGTGCGGCTTCTCTAACCGTTAAGCTACGACACTGCTTTTGATCGTAATGTATAAAGTAATGTCCATCCTTTGATATATGGCTGGTTATGGTCGTTGCACATTTATTAGCTGCTTGGGTTCTAAAACGATCTGCGTGGCTCCCTGATTTCCAGTTTTCGTGTTTCGGTGCTAACTCGTCTGGGAAATCTCGAGATTTTGGCGATATACCGCCGCTAAGTTGTGTGAAGGCTGCACTGTATGCGTATCGGAGTAAATCGCTATCCATATGACCACGTGTTTCATGGTTAAGCACTTGGCATGGTTCGTTTTTACGATACCAATCAGCAAGACTCTTAGGAACCAAATTGAGTGAAGTGATAGGATGTGTGGCAGAACGAGACAAGTTCTTGAATGGTTGCAAGTCTAGACTTTCTACTCCATCGAATTGCTTTTTCAGTAAGGCTTCTATGCTTGCTGAATTTTGTGAGACAGCCTGCTCCCATGCTTGCGGTTCATCTTTACGTTTGGAAAACCCACTTCGAAGTTTAGGTAAATCATCAATCGCCTGTTTAACAGATACTTGATCATCAGAAGGGGTCAACGTTTTGGGGGCTTTTTCTATATCACTACGTACGCCCAATAAAATGACTCGGTGACGCGCTTGAGGAATGCCATAGTTTTCGGCTCTTATAAGGTAATCACTTGAATTCTTATAAACTGGATTATCTTTATCTGAGGCTTCAACAACTAAGGAGTAAATTTTGTATCTAGGACTCGCTATACCTGTCGCTTGCCCTGGATTACGTAGATCATTGAGGATACTTGGAAACATGACTTTTCCAGCAATTTTGGCCGACAGTATGCCTCTTACATTTTCCATCACAAATACATCGGGCTGAGCAATAGAAAGTACTTTCAGATATTCTCTATATAAAAAATTGCGATGGTCGTCTTCTGCTTTATAGTCTTTAATTCCTGCATTACGAGAACGACCAGCCAGTGAATAAGCTTGGCATGGCGGCCCACCTATAACGACTTTTGGACAATCACTATGTCGCTTTACAAGTTCGGTAATTCGTTCATGGATGATTTCATTATCATCACCTAGCGCTTTAGGGCCATAAAGTGTCTCAGTTTCAGCCGCTTCCGCTTGCTTTGGATATCGATTAAACAACTGCTGCCGAGTAATACCGCCGGATAGATATTCGTTGTAGCTATCTAACCCGCCACTTAGATCCTTTATTTTGCGATAGAAGGCTCGTGTTGTAAGCGTTTTATGGGCTGACGCTTCTTTCTCAACGGAAATACCTATCTTAAAGACAGCATTACCTGCTTCATCTTTCACTGACGAGAAACCTTCTCCCAGCCCACCAGGCCCAGCAAATAGATCAATTACTAGTACTTCTTTATGCTTCATTCGGCCAACAGCTCAAATTTAAAATCGCCCCATCATACTCGCAAAAATTAACGAGACAAGATTACATACTAGCAACTACCTGATATAGAGAATTTATTTATATACGTATCTGCTTTACGTAAAGCAGCAGCCCTAGACAGTAAATTAGAAATTAAAATACCTAACCAAATCACTAGCATTCTCGGACCGAAAAAGGTCTTCTTTCGATGAATCGCTGTAAATTTCTGGCGATTCATCATCCCCTTCATTAACAGCAGGACTAATTATGTATCTCGGGGAGTCTTCATCTTCTCTATACTTTGGGTTCTGATGCTCTACCCAGAGAAGAAAGTAGGCATCGTTTTTCTTGAAATAAAACGAGTCACATACATCATTTGCGGACGTATTGTAATTAAGTGCGATAGACAAATCACTTGCGTTAAAGCCAAGTTTTAACTTTTCCATTATCAGCCTCCATACTGTTTAAAAAAACAGCATAAATGATTCTTTCTTAAAAACCAGGCTCTATTTACAGATCAGAAAAAAATAATTACTCATTAGCAAAAACGATATTGCAGGCATAAACAGATACCACAAAAAAGTAGATCTCTTCTCACTCCTTCCCTTTTTTAATTTCCCGACGCAGTTCCTTTAACTCTTGCTGAAATTGTTGCATTTGCTCCAGCAGCTGTTGCTGGGTGGCTTTTTCTGTGTCGATCTCTTCTTTGTGTTCGTCGTCGTGCATGGTTTGTACGGCATTAACGATGACAGCTATGAAGAGGTTGAACAGGGTTGGTGTATGGCTAAGTGTTGTTAACGAAGGATTTGCCCATACTGCCCCAAAAGCCCGAGGGATGGCGTACTACTTTGAAGCTTCCTACTCAAAACCCGGTGTCAGTGAGTCGTTTGGATTGAGCTTTGTTATGTCGATACCATCGACATAACAAGCCTTCATGTCGAAAAAACAGTAAAAAATCGACATGACCAGTTCAAATCTTGACTCACTTTATTTGGAGAGATTGGCAATTTATTGGTTTACAACTTAAAGATAAAAAATGAAACTATAATTTCATTAATTTGAAATTAGAGAAAATATAGTTTCACTATGAGCACTAGCGAACCAAAAACAAAACGCACTGCGGTCATATTCCCTAGACAAAGGAAGATGTTAAACATCTTGGGAGAAAACTTAACATTGGCGATGAGGAGACGCGGCATTACTCAAGAAATGATGCATAGCAGGACAGGAATCTCTAAGCCAACGCTGCGCAAGATATCAAAAGGCGACCCTTCCGTTTCGCTTGGTCACTACGTTAATGTTTTGGCAGTCCTCGGCTTGTTAGACGACCTAACCAAAGTCGCCCGTGATGACGAGCTGGGAAGAAAACTGCAAGACATCCAATTGCTAAATAAAAAATAAATACGCCACATTCGTATAGCAGTAGTCCATATTCGAATAGCAAAACCTTGGTCAATAAAGGTATCCGCAAGGAAGGTAGGGAACTATTGAGGGATTATTTTCTACTCGATCAGAACGCTTTGCATTTTTTTTGCGCGTAAAAAATGCAGGATGTAAGTTGATGCCTGTCATTCGACACTCAGGCTTATCTTCGCTATCGCATAGAACCAACACCTCTTCTTTAATCGCTCTGATTCTGGCTATGGAGTGACGTTAGCTTAATGAAACTCTGACCTGTTTGATTCGTTAAAATAGTGGGCTCGTTTATTTTAATTTGGCCATAAAATTAAAATAAAGCCTTTTTATTTATCCCCTCACTCCTTCCCCTTTTTCATCTCCCGACGCAGTTCCTTCAACTCCAGCTGTAGTTGTTGCATTTGCTCCAGTAGCTGTTGCTGGGTGGCTTTTTCTGTGTCGATCTCTTCTTTGTGTTCATCGTCGTGCATGGTTTGCACGGCATTGACGATGACGGCGATGAAGAGGTTGAGCATGGTGAAAGTGGCGATGAGTATAAACGGAACGAAGAAGGCCCAAGCGTAAGGGAAGGCTTCCATGACGGGACGTGCGATGCCCATGGACCAGCTTTCTAGGGTCATCACTTGGAACAAGGTGTACAAAGAAGCCCCTAGGCTGCCAAACCATTCAGGGAAAGCCTCACCAAATAATTTGGTCACCATAACGGCGGCCACGTAGTACACCAACCCCAATACCATGGCGATGGACAACATACCATTCAATGATTTGATTAGCGCCCCGACGATATTCCGCATCGATGGCACAAAGGTCAGTACGCGTAAAACTCGCAATACTCTGAGCGCACGCAATACCGCAAACGGCCCACTGGCTGGTACTAAGGCGATCCCTACGACGACGAAGTCGAAGACATTCCAACCGTCTTTGAAAAAGGCAAAGCGATGCACGGCTAAACGAATCCCTAGCTCAGCCACAAATACGGCGAGAATGACCTTGTCCAACGTCATTAAAAATGGACCAATGCTGGTCATCACGTCTTTGGAGGTTTCCAAGCCGAGTATCACGGCATTGATTAATATCAAGGCTAATAAAATGCGTTGTACTAGCGCATTTTCAATAAAGGTCTTTAAACGCTGACGTAGCGAATTGGTTGCAACCATTGATGAACTGGGCATCTTTTACCTCAATGCTAAATCATCCCTAAACAGGGTTAAGTTGACGTCATTCTATGCGAGAGCCCAATAAGATCAATCTCTTTTAATGTAAATACATGAGCCTGCTTAAGGATTTTTCTATAAGGTTTTTAGTCAGAAGGAAATAGCAAAAAACGCGCAGAGTCCTTTGTCCTAAGTTAAATCAAAATAGTGATTTATTCTTTTCAGCTTTTTTTGTTACTGTGTAAAGACTCCTAACAATAAGAGGTTTGAACATGAAATTTCCATTATTAACAATTGCGGTAACACTGGTACTCGCCGGCTGCTCCAATACTTGGGAAGGTATAAAAGAAGACTCCTCGAAAGCCTACGAGAGTACAAAAGAAACGATCCATGAGGCCACAGAGTAAACTGTTCTTTATAAGCAAAGCCCTACATTTAAAAGCCTGCTTTTACTTTATGTAAAAGCAGGCTTTTTTACATACAAAGATCAGCAGAAAATGCATTTTTACAGCGATTAATTAACCATTGATACGCCGAGCCGCAGTTGGCGTAATAAAGAGATTCTCATGGGTCGATTTGGGCGAGAATAGGCGCATCTGGTACGTTTTTTTAGGCATTTGGTTCTATGGTAATCCGACCTCTTTGCTACGCTACATTGACGTGTTGCTGATTATCCTCGGCGTGGCGCTACTAAAGTTCGCTCATTAGGCGGGGTAATTCACCTTGCGTTATGATGAGTAAAGCCGAAAAATAAGCCGACCACTATGTCAGCCTGTGAGCACATTGAGATGATCCACCGTGTTAACCTAAATTTGTTACGTTCGTTGAAGGTGCTGCTTGAAGAGCGTCATGTTAGTCACGCGGCAGGTAAATTGAATCTAACTCAATCTGCCGTTAGCCGTCAGCTAAGCCAACTTAGGCGTTTGTTTGCGGACCCATTGCTCATTCGCGAAGGCAACACTCTAATTCCCACACCCAAAGCATTGCAGTTGCAAGCTAAGTTGGCACATTGGTTTCTGGAGCTGGATGATTTATTGGAGGAAAAAGAGTTCGATCCAGCAAAATGGCATGGCGAATTTGTGCTCTCGTCCAGCGACTATGTGGCGCAGTATATTTTGCCCGATGTTGTTGAAGCCTTAGCGGTACAGGCTCCCCATGCTTCTATGCAATATCGTTTATGGCAGCCGGATTTATTGCCTCAGCTTGCCACATCTGATATTCAGTTGGCATCCAGTATGTCACCGACGCAACCCGAAGGCGTATCTTCGGTTCAAATAGGAGAAGATTTCCCTGTTTGTGTGATGAGTCATGCTCACCCTTTAGCAGCACAAGATACGTTGAGCGTAGACGATCTGCTCGCCTACGCTCATATTAAAGTGATCGGCGGAGGTGATAAAGACAGTTACGTGGATGAGGCGTTAGCCAAGTTAGAAAAGCCGCGACGCGTGGCGTTAAAGGTGCCCTTTTTTTATGCGGCCGCGCAATCACTGTGTCAGAGCCAGCATCTTTTGATCATTCCAGAACACATTGCCCGAAATTTAAAAAAGCACTTCTCGCTTACCTACAAACCTCTCCCCATTACCACTCCACACCATAAATATTGGCTCATTTGGCATGCAAAATACGACAGCGACCCTTCTCATCTATGGGTAAGAAATCTCGTCTTTGAGGTGATGTCGAAGTCCGCCTATTCCATTGGCTATGATGTAAAATCATAGCTATCATGAAAAAAGATGATTTCATATAATATCAAGGGCTTGCTAATCTGCTTCGATCATTAAGGAGCAAGCGTATGTCACTGTCCATTTGGTTTTCCCTATTCACCATTTGTTTACTTGGTGCGATGTCGCCAGGTCCAAGTCTCGCGATGGTAATTAAACACAGTCTCGCTGGCGGTAGAGCAAATGGCTTGGCAACGTCTTGGGCACACGCGACGGGTATTGGTTTGTACGCTCTGCTTTCCATGCTCGGATTAGCGGTGATCTTCCATCAGTTACCTTTGTTATTTCATGTTATCAGCTACGCTGGGGCGGCGTACTTGGCTTACCTTGGTTTTAATGCCTTACGCTCCAAGGGCGGCATTGCGGCTAAATTGGAATCTGGCACTCCTGTTAGTGTGTTTCAGTCCGCCAAAGAAGGCTTTCTCGTGTCGATTTTAAGCCCCAAAATTGCTTTATTTTTTGCTGCGTTGTTCAGTCCTTTTGTTGCCGAAGTCCATCAAGTAAGCGGGAAAATGCTTATGGTGGCGACGCCATGGCTGGTGGATGGTCTTTGGTACACCTTAATTGCATGCCTTTTATCAAATGCACACTTCTTGCAGAAGTTGCGCAGCAAAGCCATGTGGATTGATCGCTTATCTGGTTTGGCATTAATTTTCTTGGCTCTATATATTATCGCAACCGTTTAAGCGCGCCATGTCGTGGCGCTTTGTTACTCCTTGCCCCATCGCTCTATCCGATATTGTCTTGGCGATTTGCCCAATGCTTTTTTAAAGAAGGTAATAAAAGCGCTGACAGAGTCGTAACCAAGCTCTTCTGAGATGGTTTGGATTGACAGGTTGATGGCGAGTTTTTGCAAGGCCAAGACAATGTGCAGCTGACTTCGCCATTGACCAAAGGTCAGTTGTACGTGGCGTTTGATCATACGTGCTAAGGTGCGTTCGCTCATGGCGAAGTCGCTGGCCCACTCCCCTAGGGTGCGTTTTTCGTTGGGTCGGGCGATGAGTTCCAACGCTAGGCGATTCAGGGTGGGTTCGTCTGGGATGGGGAAATCAAACTCTTCTCGCTCTAGTTGCATCAGTTGATCCAGTAAGACCTCCACCAGCCGAGCGGAGGCTGGGTCGTTTTCTTCACACGGTTGTTGCGAATGCAGGTGCAATATCAGTTCGCGCACAAAGGGCGTTATCGTTAAGGTGCAAGCCGACTCTGGCAAAGACAAAGCGCCACTATCGACAAAGACCATGCATACGTCGGCATTGGCCGATATCTGGTTGCGATGCATGACATTGCTTGGAATCCACACGGCACAGCGCGGTGGCACGAGCCACATTTTGTCATCAATAAAACTGGTCACAACGCCGGTTAATGGCAAGACAAGTTGGCCTTTTTGGTGATGATGCCATGGGATTTCTTCGCTGTGAGGAACCGATTGGGAACGCAATACCAAGACCCGATGGGCGTAATGATCCGCAAATCCGAGGTCGGTAATGGAGTCAAAACTGGTTTTGTCTGTATTTAGCAATTTATTGTCC
Protein-coding sequences here:
- a CDS encoding LysE family translocator, which codes for MSLSIWFSLFTICLLGAMSPGPSLAMVIKHSLAGGRANGLATSWAHATGIGLYALLSMLGLAVIFHQLPLLFHVISYAGAAYLAYLGFNALRSKGGIAAKLESGTPVSVFQSAKEGFLVSILSPKIALFFAALFSPFVAEVHQVSGKMLMVATPWLVDGLWYTLIACLLSNAHFLQKLRSKAMWIDRLSGLALIFLALYIIATV
- a CDS encoding ion transporter, whose translation is MPSSSMVATNSLRQRLKTFIENALVQRILLALILINAVILGLETSKDVMTSIGPFLMTLDKVILAVFVAELGIRLAVHRFAFFKDGWNVFDFVVVGIALVPASGPFAVLRALRVLRVLRVLTFVPSMRNIVGALIKSLNGMLSIAMVLGLVYYVAAVMVTKLFGEAFPEWFGSLGASLYTLFQVMTLESWSMGIARPVMEAFPYAWAFFVPFILIATFTMLNLFIAVIVNAVQTMHDDEHKEEIDTEKATQQQLLEQMQQLQLELKELRREMKKGKE
- a CDS encoding LysR family transcriptional regulator; translation: MSACEHIEMIHRVNLNLLRSLKVLLEERHVSHAAGKLNLTQSAVSRQLSQLRRLFADPLLIREGNTLIPTPKALQLQAKLAHWFLELDDLLEEKEFDPAKWHGEFVLSSSDYVAQYILPDVVEALAVQAPHASMQYRLWQPDLLPQLATSDIQLASSMSPTQPEGVSSVQIGEDFPVCVMSHAHPLAAQDTLSVDDLLAYAHIKVIGGGDKDSYVDEALAKLEKPRRVALKVPFFYAAAQSLCQSQHLLIIPEHIARNLKKHFSLTYKPLPITTPHHKYWLIWHAKYDSDPSHLWVRNLVFEVMSKSAYSIGYDVKS
- a CDS encoding helix-turn-helix transcriptional regulator → MLNTDKTSFDSITDLGFADHYAHRVLVLRSQSVPHSEEIPWHHHQKGQLVLPLTGVVTSFIDDKMWLVPPRCAVWIPSNVMHRNQISANADVCMVFVDSGALSLPESACTLTITPFVRELILHLHSQQPCEENDPASARLVEVLLDQLMQLEREEFDFPIPDEPTLNRLALELIARPNEKRTLGEWASDFAMSERTLARMIKRHVQLTFGQWRSQLHIVLALQKLAINLSIQTISEELGYDSVSAFITFFKKALGKSPRQYRIERWGKE
- a CDS encoding helix-turn-helix transcriptional regulator, giving the protein MLNILGENLTLAMRRRGITQEMMHSRTGISKPTLRKISKGDPSVSLGHYVNVLAVLGLLDDLTKVARDDELGRKLQDIQLLNKK